Genomic segment of bacterium:
TCTTTTATCTTACGAGTGACAGCTGTGACCAGTGGATTCCATAGTTGTTCATTATTCCTCAAAACGAGAACATTGGTTCCTACTTCTGCTACCAAAGGTTCCAACCTACCTATCACTTCGGCCTGCTGTGAGGGGTTTTGCTTCAGGATCTTGGGTGTTCCATCTGGCGATGGGTAAGGCAGTGCTTGAGGTGCATAATACTGGATGAACTTTCGAGCAATATCTTTGGTCTGTATT
This window contains:
- a CDS encoding HNH endonuclease produces the protein MLDEGTFVATYKFALLQSLADLSVEKGDDSGEPLEIQTKDIARKFIQYYAPQALPYPSPDGTPKILKQNPSQQAEVIGRLEPLVAEVGTNVLVLRNNEQLWNPLVTAVTRKIK